One genomic segment of Pleurodeles waltl isolate 20211129_DDA chromosome 11, aPleWal1.hap1.20221129, whole genome shotgun sequence includes these proteins:
- the LOC138265632 gene encoding lymphotactin-like isoform X1 translates to MKILVLLMLGACVLDGQAEAGIGGQVVQKITCKKLVGIQKIAAGRIQSYKVQTNPIAAVILTLKKGKKSCVDPNLDWVKKVMMKVDKAERQKNRGGSTKPRNKSKKN, encoded by the exons ATGAAGATCCTCGTACTGCTCATGTTGGGTGCCTGCGTCCTGGATGGCCAGGCAGAAG CAGGCATCGGAGGCCAAGTCGTGCAGAAAATTACTTGCAAGAAATTGGTGGGCATACAGAAAATCGCTGCCGGTCGCATTCAGAGCTACAAAGTGCAAACTAACCCAATTGCAGCAGTGAT ATTAACCTTAAAGAAAGGCAAAAAATCTTGTGTGGATCCTAATCTTGACTGGGTAAAGAAAGTAATGATGAAAGTGGATaaagcagaaagacagaaaaatagagGGGGCTCGACGAAACCAAGAAATAAATCGAAGAAGAATTAA
- the LOC138265632 gene encoding lymphotactin-like isoform X2: MKILVLLMLGACVLDGQAEGIGGQVVQKITCKKLVGIQKIAAGRIQSYKVQTNPIAAVILTLKKGKKSCVDPNLDWVKKVMMKVDKAERQKNRGGSTKPRNKSKKN, encoded by the exons ATGAAGATCCTCGTACTGCTCATGTTGGGTGCCTGCGTCCTGGATGGCCAGGCAGAAG GCATCGGAGGCCAAGTCGTGCAGAAAATTACTTGCAAGAAATTGGTGGGCATACAGAAAATCGCTGCCGGTCGCATTCAGAGCTACAAAGTGCAAACTAACCCAATTGCAGCAGTGAT ATTAACCTTAAAGAAAGGCAAAAAATCTTGTGTGGATCCTAATCTTGACTGGGTAAAGAAAGTAATGATGAAAGTGGATaaagcagaaagacagaaaaatagagGGGGCTCGACGAAACCAAGAAATAAATCGAAGAAGAATTAA